The Malus domestica chromosome 13, GDT2T_hap1 genome includes a window with the following:
- the LOC103452052 gene encoding protein SIEVE ELEMENT OCCLUSION B-like produces the protein MALVPQNFPKAPAPAQNYNNPPLPAAQNYNNPPAAPAARNYDQAPVPAAQNYTQTPIPAAQNYNPALVPAAQNYTAPDAPGAQNYNAPRAPAGQYYNNPTAGGRRGGDHYNRPLLKTGRRQSSITSDDSMLTNQILASDKSHARPYDVTLLSLKHILQTVDVILSHVTQPDIHGIFTGAPVPGAHADALEHDKALYATMSGVHDNYDVPTSLFNEISCEMFCKWQSGEDANKITMDILDIVQHYDWDEKVVLALGAFAVKDGEYWLVAQLYTANPLAKAVGQLKQVQEILERAGTSLKTKFDAYNNLVRAVLNVTKCIVQLHDLHRDPHLTTEAKSAANTALIPTAVYWTVRSIVVAGSQLLGITGMGPEYVTETWELSSLAHKLENIHSHLKDNLDRLQDIIQRKKDDEALAAIAYILETPHIDNTKPLRVLFYKDDLPALYDCYTKKRVDIDVLKRKVVILFLSDLDVVHENEYIIVQQMYMEKRHNPTRPESQYEVVWVPIVDMWTDAKYQQFEEVRRNMEWFTVFHPSVVSPTVIRYIRKQDKWNYVKKPLLVVMDPQGKIVHTNAVHMMCVFGSAAFPFTSNREKLLWDEETWRMELLADSLDQNLITWITEGKYICLYGGEDIDWIRNFTKSAKKMAQEAGIQLELLYVGRSKPKEKVVRNIMNIIQAEKLSHTLEWNLIWFFWLRLESMWQSKGQQIQSEAFRSGQFRTDNIKNDAVMQGIISMLSFGSSDRGWAVIGAGSSDMSKANGEHMHRSLREFNLWNRRVSEIGFVPALNEYLAGVYKEAPHHCTSLILPATGLMPETVACAECGRLMERFTMFRCCTD, from the exons ATGGCCCTTGTTCCTCAGAATTTCCCTAAGGCCCCTGCACCTGCTCAGAATTATAATAACCCCCCTCTACCGGCTGCTCAGAATTATAACAACCCCCCTGCTGCACCTGCTGCTCGGAATTATGATCAGGCCCCTGTACCAGCTGCTCAGAATTATACCCAGACCCCCATCCCAGCTGCTCAGAATTACAATCCGGCTCTTGTACCGGCTGCTCAGAATTATACTGCACCCGATGCCCCAGGTGCTCAGAATTACAATGCGCCCCGTGCACCAGCTGGTCAGTATTACAATAATCCCACCGCCGGAGGACGCAGAGGCGGAGACCACTACAACCGCCCTCTGCTCAAAACTGGGCGTCGCCAATCTTCAATAACTTCTGATGACAGTATGCTGACCAACCAAATTCTGGCTAGTGACAAGTCTCATGCCCGTCCCTATGATGTCACTCTTCTTTCTTTGAAACACATTCTTCAAACCGTCGACGTCATCCTGTCCCACGTTACCCAACCTGACATCCACGGCATTTTCACT GGAGCACCAGTGCCAGGTGCACATGCCGATGCTTTGGAGCATGATAAGGCTCTTTATGCTACCATGAGTGGCGTCCATGACAACTACGATGTTCCAACCAGCCTGTTTAATGAAATTTCCTGCGAG ATGTTCTGCAAGTGGCAGTCCGGGGAAGATGCCAACAAGATAACCATGGACATATTAGACATTGTGCAACACTACGACTGGGATGAGAAGGTTGTTCTTGCTTTGGGAGCTTTTGCTGTGAAAGATGGTGAATATTGGCTTGTGGCTCAACTTTACACCGCCAACCCTCTTGCAAAAGCGGTTGGGCAGCTTAAGCAAGTGCAAGAGATACTGGAACGTGCCGGAACTAGCTTGAAGACCAAGTTTGACGCCTACAACAATCTGGTTAGGGCCGTGCTCAACGTGACCAAGTGCATTGTTCAGCTACATGACCTCCACCGCGATCCCCACTTGACAACTGAAGCAAAGTCAGCGGCTAACACTGCTCTTATCCCCACAGCTGTTTACTGGACGGTTCGGAGTATTGTAGTTGCTGGATCACAACTTTTGGGGATCACTGGCATGGGTCCTGA GTATGTGACAGAGACATGGGAACTATCATCCTTGGCCCATAAGCTCGAAAACATACACAGCCACCTCAAGGACAATCTCGACAGATTACAAGATATCATCC AGAGGAAGAAGGATGATGAAGCCTTAGCTGCAATTGCTTACATCTTGGAAACACCACACATTGATAACACCAAGCCTTTGAGGGTCTTGTTTTACAAGGACGATCTGCCTGCACTCTATGATTGCTACACCAAGAAGAGG GTTGACATTGATGTGCTGAAGAGGAAGGTTGTGATACTGTTCCTTTCGGACCTAGACGTTGTCCACGAAAACGAGTACATTATTGTGCAACAAATGTACATGGAAAAACGGCATAACCCAACTAGGCCAGAGAGCCAGTACGAGGTTGTGTGGGTTCCTATTGTGGACATGTGGACCGACGCCAAGTACCAGCAGTTTGAGGAAGTTAGAAGGAACATGGAATGGTTCACAGTGTTCCACCCTTCGGTTGTCTCTCCGACTGTCATCAGGTACATCAGGAAGCAGGATAAATGGAACTACGTCAAGAAGCCTCTGCTTGTGGTGATGGACCCTCAAGGAAAAATAGTGCACACCAATGCGGTTCACATGATGTGTGTTTTTGGAAGCGCTGCCTTCCCTTTCACTAGCAACAGAGAGAAGTTGCTCTGGGACGAGGAGACATGGAGGATGGAGCTTTTGGCAGACTCCCTCGATCAAAACCTAATTACCTGG ATCACAGAAGGGAAATACATTTGCTTGTATGGTGGGGAAGACATAGATTGGATCAGAAACTTCACAAAGTCAGCAAAAAAAATGGCTCAAGAAGCTGGGATCCAGTTGGAATTGCTTTATGTGGGGAGGAGCAAGCCTAAGGAGAAAGTGGTCCGGAACATCATGAACATCATCCAAGCTGAGAAGCTAAGCCACACTCTTGAGTGGAACCTCATCTGGTTCTTCTGGTTGCGTCTCGAGAGCATGTGGCAGTCCAAGGGACAACAGATTCAGTCCGAGGCTTTTCGGTCAGGTCAATTTAGGACCGACAACATAAAGAATGATGCAGTGATGCAGGGGATCATATCGATGCTGAGCTTTGGTTCAAGTGACCGCGGGTGGGCTGTGATTGGCGCCGGTTCATCAGATATGTCTAAGGCTAATGGGGAGCACATGCATAGAAGTTTGAGGGAGTTTAACTTGTGGAATAGAAGGGTGAGTGAGATAGGGTTTGTGCCCGCACTGAATGAGTACCTGGCTGGGGTTTATAAAGAAGCTCCACATCACTGCACCAGTCTCATATTGCCTGCCACTGGACTCATGCCAGAGACTGTGGCCTGCGCTGAATGCGGCCGCCTCATGGAGCGGTTCACCATGTTCCGCTGCTGCACTGATTGA
- the LOC139190767 gene encoding uncharacterized protein gives MYVCLGACKEGFKYGCRPLIGLDGCHLKSQHGGQLLVVVGIDPNDETWVIAYAVVEMENKDFGIWFLEILAEDIGIINQHYWTFINDKQKGLILTFLTVLPDFHHRFCVRHLYTNYRERFKSGGTKFQVDAGGGDQFVVDLTERTCSCRGFNLTSLPCSHAIAAINYKRDKPEYYVDVCYSKVMYLEIYGHLIQPMNGMSMWEVTENPPIQPPLYTKQPGRPKKKRNKEAAENEK, from the exons ATGTATGTGTGTTTGGGTGCATGCAAGGAAGGTTTCAAGTATGGTTGCAGACCCTTGATTGGTTTAGATGGTTGTCATTTGAAGTCTCAGCATGGGGGTCAATTGTTAGTTGTTGTAGGGATAGATCCCAATGATGAAACTTGGGTGATAGCTTATGCAGTTGTTGAGATGGAGAACAAAGATTTCGGGATTTGGTTCTTGGAGATTCTGGCCGAGGATATTGGGATTATAAATCAGCATTATTGGACATTCATTAATGACAAGCAGAAGGGTTTAATTCTTACATTCTTAACGGTTCTTCCTGATTTTCACCACAGGTTTTGTGTGCGGCATTTGTACACAAACTATAGAGAACGGTTTAAG TCTGGTGGGACTAAattccaagtagatgctggagGAGGTGACCAATTTGTTGTTGACTTGACTGAACGTACATGTTCATGTCGGGGATTTAACCTCACTAGTCTTCCATGCAGCCATGCCATTGCTGCCATTAATTACAAGAGGGATAAGCCAGAATACTATGTGGATGTTTGTTATTCCAAGGTCATGTACTTGGAAATATATGGACACTTGATCCAGCCAATGAATGGGATGTCAATGTGGGAGGTCACTGAAAATCCACCTATCCAACCTCCTCTATATACTAAACAACCTGGAAGACCcaagaagaagagaaacaaaGAGGCTGCAGAAAATGAGAAATAA
- the LOC103414321 gene encoding protein SIEVE ELEMENT OCCLUSION A-like: protein MALIPLNKGVNPTSRDGGRNRAPLLQDGRDGHRQYSTTADDNALINQIMLTDKSHDHPYEVPSLAVTQILQTIEAILSRFTKPDIHDGTLVPGALVPAAIHADSLEHEKALHANLSTLHDSFDVPNTVFNAIQCELMSKSLQREDANKTAMDILDIVQHYDWDEKVVLALGAFAIKDGEFWLLAQQYTTNPLAKAVGQLKQLHEILERAGTSLKPKFDAYNNLVRVIFKVTRTIVHLQEIHNDPHLSPEVKATAATAHIPTAVYWTIRAIIVAASQLLGITGSEPEYVTEAWELSSLAHKLENIFNHLEEILDRLHQLIQKNKDEDAFNAIARILETPHIDNSKPLKVLFYKDDQPALYDCYNKKRVDIDVLKRKVVILFITDLDVIHENEYMIVQQMYLEKQHNPTRPESQYEVVWLPITDVWTDAKYQQFEMLRNNIEWYTVFHPSVVSPIMVRYIRDPRKWNFAKKPLLVVMDPQGKIVHKNAVHMMCIWGSIAFPFTSQKERMLWEEETWRIELLADALDQNLYTWITDRKYICLYGGEDIEWIRNFTKAARNVAREAGIQLELLYVGKSKAKEKVVKNIISIIQAEKLSHTLEVNLIWFFWIRLESMWQSKGQILSEQSRTQTDHLKSDRIMQGIISMLSFGSSDRGWAVIALGSADMSKANGEHMLRSLREYNNWKIRPTEIGFTPALNEYLEGVHKQAPHHCTNLILPATGIMPETVACAECGRLMERFSMFRCCTD, encoded by the exons ATGGCACTGATACCTCTCAATAAGGGTGTCAACCCAACAAGCAGAGACGGCGGCCGTAATCGCGCTCCTCTGCTTCAAGATGGGCGCGACGGACATCGTCAGTATTCGACAACAGCTGATGATAATGCATTGATCAACCAAATTATGCTGACTGATAAATCTCATGACCATCCCTACGAAGTGCCTTCTCTTGCAGTCACACAAATTCTTCAAACCATTGAGGCCATTCTTTCACGCTTCACGAAACCTGACATCCATGATGGCACTCTAGTCCCG GGAGCATTAGTACCAGCAGCTATACATGCGGATTCTTTGGAGCATGAGAAGGCCCTCCATGCTAACCTGAGTACCCTCCACGACAGCTTCGATGTTCCAAACACCGTGTTCAATGCAATTCAATGCGAG TTAATGTCCAAATCGCTGCAAAGGGAAGATGCAAACAAGACCGCAATGGACATACTAGACATTGTGCAACACTACGATTGGGATGAAAAGGTGGTGCTTGCCTTGGGAGCATTTGCGATCAAAGATGGCGAGTTTTGGCTCCTGGCTCAGCAATACACCACCAACCCACTCGCCAAAGCAGTTGGACAGCTTAAGCAACTGCACGAGATCTTGGAACGTGCGGGGACTAGTTTGAAACCGAAGTTTGATGCATACAACAATCTGGTTAGGGTCATATTCAAAGTGACCAGGACCATTGTTCACTTACAGGAGATTCACAACGACCCCCATTTGAGCCCCGAAGTCAAAGCTACAGCTGCCACTGCTCATATCCCAACAGCTGTTTACTGGACAATTCGGGCTATTATAGTTGCTGCATCACAACTTCTGGGCATCACAGGCTCCGAGCCAGA GTACGTGACAGAGGCGTGGGAACTATCATCGCTGGCCCATAAGCTCGAAAACATATTCAATCACCTTGAAGAGATCCTCGACAGATTACATCAACTTATCC AGAAGAACAAAGACGAGGATGCTTTCAATGCAATTGCACGCATCTTGGAAACACCACACATTGATAACTCGAAGCCTCTGAAGGTTTTGTTTTACAAGGATGATCAGCCTGCACTCTATGATTGCTACAACAAGAAGAGG GTTGACATTGATGTGCTAAAAAGGAAAGTAGTGATTTTGTTCATCACAGACCTAGACGTTATCCACGAAAACGAGTACATGATTGTCCAACAAATGTACTTGGAAAAACAACACAACCCTACAAGGCCGGAGAGCCAGTACGAGGTTGTGTGGCTTCCAATTACAGATGTGTGGACTGACGCCAAGTACCAGCAATTCGAGATGCTAAGAAATAACATAGAATGGTACACCGTGTTCCACCCTTCGGTGGTGTCTCCGATTATGGTGAGGTACATCAGGGACCCGAGGAAGTGGAATTTTGCCAAGAAGCCTCTGCTTGTTGTGATGGATCCTCAAGGCAAAATTGTGCACAAGAATGCTGTTCACATGATGTGCATTTGGGGAAGCATTGCCTTCCCTTTCACTAGCCAGAAAGAGAGAATGCTTTGGGAAGAAGAAACATGGAGGATTGAGCTTTTGGCTGATGCCCTAGATCAAAACTTATATACTTGG ATCACGGATAGGAAGTACATTTGTTTGTATGGCGGAGAAGACATCGAGTGGATCCGAAACTTCACAAAGGCAGCGAGAAATGTGGCTCGTGAAGCCGGGATTCAGTTGGAATTGCTTTATGTGGGGAAGAGCAAGGCTAAGGAGAAAGTGGTGAAGAACATCATCAGCATCATTCAAGCTGAGAAGCTAAGCCACACCCTTGAGGTGAACCTCATTTGGTTCTTCTGGATTCGTCTCGAGAGCATGTGGCAGTCCAAAGGACAAATCCTAAGCGAGCAAAGCAGAACCCAAACTGATCATTTGAAAAGCGATCGTATAATGCAGGGGATCATATCGATGCTGAGCTTTGGCTCGAGCGACCGCGGATGGGCAGTGATCGCCCTTGGCTCAGCAGACATGTCCAAGGCCAACGGGGAGCACATGTTGAGAAGCTTGAGGGAGTACAACAACTGGAAAATAAGGCCAACTGAAATAGGGTTTACACCGGCACTGAATGAATACCTAGAAGGGGTGCATAAACAGGCTCCACACCACTGCACTAATCTTATTTTGCCTGCAACCGGAATCATGCCTGAGACAGTTGCCTGCGCTGAGTGCGGCCGTCTCATGGAGAGGTTCTCCATGTTCCGCTGCTGCACCGATTGA
- the LOC103452053 gene encoding protein JINGUBANG — protein MRFRSWLAISSTTRHSTVPFSNPETSPSRAKLKPSDTSSSSDTPSTSTSASDNGSSSLQSNLSLQTLPSVLSLQKLSPLDPLDLSVSHLCFATLPPRRPSLPITCLAVHHNLLYAASGHEINVYDRTDHTLLDSFNAHDASSGSVKSVNFSDGNIFTSHQDSKIRVWQLTAGKQHKLFNSLPTVNDRLRRFVLPKNYVTVRRHKKCLWIQHADAVTGIAVNNGLIYSVSWDKSLKIWRDSDLRCVESVKAHEDAVNAVVVSNDGTVYTGSADCRIRVWSKPFGEKRHVLVATLEKHKSAVNALAINDDGSVLFSGACDRSILVWEREDSANHMAVTGALRGHRKAILCMINVGDLLFSGSADRTVRVWQRGEDGSFCCLAVLEGHVKPVKSLVAVKEEQSNGVVTVYSGSLDGEVKVWHVSVSNVNSTPGPLSQLKM, from the coding sequence ATGAGGTTCCGATCCTGGCTAGCCATCTCCTCCACCACCCGCCACTCCACCGTCCCATTCTCCAACCCTGAGACGTCACCGTCTCGGGCGAAACTCAAACCCTCCGATACCAGCAGCTCCTCCGATACTCCCAGCACTAGTACCAGCGCAAGCGACAACGGCAGTAGCAGCCTCCAAAGCAACCTCTCCCTCCAGACGCTGCCATCTGTCCTCTCCCTCCAGAAACTCTCCCCTCTAGACCCCCTCGACCTCTCCGTCTCCCACCTCTGCTTCGCCACTCTCCCGCCCCGCCGTCCCTCCCTCCCAATCACATGCCTCGCCGTCCACCACAACCTCCTCTACGCCGCATCGGGCCACGAGATCAACGTCTACGATCGTACGGACCACACGCTTCTCGATTCATTCAACGCCCACGATGCCTCCTCGGGATCCGTTAAGTCCGTTAATTTTTCCGACGGTAATATCTTCACTTCGCACCAGGACTCCAAAATCCGAGTCTGGCAGTTGACGGCGGGAAAACAGCACAAGCTTTTCAACTCCCTCCCCACCGTCAACGACCGTTTGCGCCGCTTCGTCCTCCCCAAGAACTACGTGACCGTCCGCCGCCACAAGAAATGCCTCTGGATCCAACACGCTGACGCCGTCACCGGCATCGCCGTCAACAACGGCCTGATTTACTCAGTATCCTGGGACAAGAGCCTGAAGATTTGGCGGGACTCGGATCTCCGCTGCGTCGAGTCAGTCAAGGCGCACGAGGACGCCGTGAACGCAGTGGTGGTGTCGAACGACGGGACGGTGTACACCGGGTCGGCGGATTGTCGGATCCGGGTGTGGTCCAAACCGTTCGGGGAGAAGCGCCACGTGTTGGTGGCGACGCTGGAGAAGCACAAGTCGGCAGTGAACGCTTTGGCCATAAACGACGACGGATCGGTGCTGTTTTCGGGGGCTTGCGACCGTTCAATCCTGGTGTGGGAGAGGGAGGACAGCGCCAACCATATGGCGGTGACGGGGGCGCTGAGAGGTCACCGGAAGGCTATACTGTGTATGATCAACGTCGGGGATTTGTTGTTCAGTGGGTCGGCTGATCGGACGGTGAGGGTGTGGCAACGCGGCGAGGACGGGAGTTTTTGTTGTTTGGCGGTTTTGGAGGGGCACGTGAAGCCGGTGAAGTCGTTAGTGGCGGTTAAAGAGGAGCAGTCGAACGGCGTCGTTACGGTTTACAGTGGGAGCTTGGATGGAGAAGTGAAGGTGTGGCACGTCTCGGTTTCGAATGTGAACAGTACGCCGGGCCCACTGTCTCAGTTGAAAATGTAA